The following are encoded together in the Dyella terrae genome:
- the efeB gene encoding iron uptake transporter deferrochelatase/peroxidase subunit, with translation MSTTDDSRLHGRRRFLASATTLAAAASVAPALSYARNRNAPDASASDADVVPFFGEHQAGIATPQQSHVYFAAFDVATEKRDELIALLKTWTNAAARLTQGQTAAPLSNDPGKEPLDSGESQGLPASRLTVTFGFGATLFVKDGKERFGLGDHRPAALVDLPRFNGDQLVAERTGGDLCIQVCANDPQVVFHAVRQFARLSYGAAKLRWAQTGFLSAGKSAHETPRNLMGFKDGTMNPSASDSKAMSDFVWAGSETAWMQGGSYLVARPIRIALEHWDRMKLAFQEQVMGRHKDTGAPLGKTGEFDALDLEANDADGNPVLPENSHVRLGAPAVNDGAQILRRSYSYDNGLSFTAERWPPWHQGMEFDAGLMFLCFQHDPRQGFIKIFDKMSKFDMMNQFVTHIGGGVFACPPGVREGGYVGQSLFGVA, from the coding sequence ATGAGCACCACCGACGATTCCAGGTTGCACGGCCGGCGTCGTTTTCTCGCATCGGCAACGACATTGGCTGCGGCCGCTTCCGTAGCGCCTGCGCTGTCCTACGCACGTAATCGGAATGCACCCGATGCGAGTGCCAGTGACGCTGATGTCGTGCCGTTCTTTGGCGAACATCAGGCAGGCATCGCCACGCCACAGCAGTCCCACGTGTATTTCGCCGCTTTCGATGTCGCTACGGAGAAGCGCGACGAGCTGATTGCCTTGCTGAAGACATGGACGAATGCAGCAGCGCGCCTGACCCAAGGTCAGACCGCCGCACCACTCTCCAACGATCCGGGCAAGGAGCCGCTTGATTCGGGAGAGTCGCAAGGACTGCCGGCCAGTCGCCTCACGGTGACCTTCGGATTTGGCGCAACGCTCTTCGTGAAAGACGGTAAGGAGCGCTTTGGCCTTGGTGATCATCGGCCCGCCGCACTGGTGGACCTTCCGCGTTTCAACGGTGACCAACTTGTCGCGGAGCGCACTGGCGGCGATCTTTGCATCCAGGTGTGCGCGAATGATCCGCAAGTGGTTTTCCATGCCGTGCGGCAGTTTGCGCGCCTGTCCTATGGCGCTGCCAAGTTACGCTGGGCGCAGACGGGCTTTCTTTCGGCAGGCAAGTCCGCGCATGAAACACCGCGCAATCTGATGGGGTTCAAGGACGGCACCATGAATCCCAGTGCGTCTGACTCCAAGGCCATGAGCGACTTTGTGTGGGCGGGCAGCGAAACGGCGTGGATGCAGGGTGGTTCCTATCTGGTGGCGCGGCCCATCCGCATCGCTCTCGAACATTGGGACCGTATGAAGCTCGCGTTCCAGGAGCAGGTGATGGGGCGCCACAAAGACACCGGTGCCCCATTGGGTAAGACGGGCGAATTCGATGCGCTGGATCTCGAGGCCAATGATGCCGACGGCAACCCTGTGCTGCCGGAGAACTCCCATGTGCGGCTGGGTGCGCCCGCGGTCAATGACGGTGCGCAGATTCTTCGTCGCTCCTACTCCTACGACAACGGTCTGAGCTTTACAGCGGAGCGTTGGCCGCCGTGGCACCAAGGCATGGAGTTCGACGCAGGCCTGATGTTTCTGTGCTTCCAACACGATCCGCGTCAGGGCTTCATCAAGATCTTCGACAAGATGTCCAAGTTCGACATGATGAATCAGTTCGTGACGCATATCGGCGGTGGTGTGTTCGCGTGCCCGCCGGGTGTGCGAGAGGGCGGATACGTGGGCCAAAGTTTGTTTGGCGTTGCTTGA
- a CDS encoding MipA/OmpV family protein, with amino-acid sequence MPTISRRLASLVVVSIGTIYCTDAAAQSSPEQNRTWTIGMGAIWSPSPYRDYSNKAWPMPLVSYEGKSFYVRGASLGYRLFTTGSDEFSVIASPLGNRFMHDDTNDPRLRRLSDRDISGIVGVAWLHRANWGVLQASAQKEFTGHGGGEVLDANYSFPMKEGSLLLTPTLGVTYDTGAINNYYYGISAADASRSGLSFYRAGSGSMPYLGMSATYKLSRSWLTSAGVRYARLPDAVKDSPMVDADHTESYFISLSYIF; translated from the coding sequence ATGCCAACTATTTCCCGACGTCTCGCCAGCCTGGTCGTTGTTTCGATAGGCACCATTTATTGCACCGATGCCGCTGCGCAATCGTCGCCAGAGCAAAACCGCACGTGGACCATAGGTATGGGCGCCATTTGGAGCCCCAGTCCCTATCGCGACTACAGCAACAAGGCATGGCCGATGCCGTTGGTCAGCTATGAAGGCAAGTCGTTTTACGTGCGGGGAGCCAGCCTCGGGTATCGGCTATTCACCACCGGGTCGGACGAGTTCTCCGTTATCGCATCGCCATTGGGCAATCGTTTCATGCATGACGACACCAACGATCCACGCCTTCGTCGTCTTTCCGATCGTGATATTTCCGGCATCGTCGGCGTGGCATGGTTGCATCGCGCGAACTGGGGTGTTCTTCAAGCGAGTGCGCAAAAGGAATTCACTGGCCACGGTGGCGGCGAAGTGCTTGATGCGAACTACAGTTTCCCAATGAAGGAAGGAAGTCTGCTGCTGACGCCGACCTTGGGCGTCACGTACGACACGGGCGCGATCAATAATTACTACTACGGCATAAGCGCAGCCGATGCTTCTCGAAGCGGGCTGAGCTTTTATCGCGCCGGCAGCGGCTCCATGCCGTACCTAGGCATGTCGGCCACCTACAAGCTATCTCGATCCTGGCTAACGTCGGCTGGCGTGCGCTATGCGCGTTTGCCGGACGCCGTGAAGGACAGCCCCATGGTCGACGCCGATCATACGGAGAGTTATTTCATCTCCCTGAGCTACATCTTCTGA